The following proteins are encoded in a genomic region of Bacteroidales bacterium:
- a CDS encoding DUF559 domain-containing protein produces MQDKSNYNKKLKYYSRKLRNDSTKGEVILWKEVLRNKKFYGYQFNRQFAIGNYIVDFISRKLKLVIEIDGYSHNFTLERDIAKDKYLKKIGYAVLRFQEKEIYKNINNVIKTLEQYYYKFTNQSP; encoded by the coding sequence ATGCAAGACAAATCAAATTATAATAAAAAGCTAAAATATTATTCACGAAAGTTAAGAAATGATTCAACAAAAGGCGAAGTAATACTGTGGAAAGAAGTATTAAGGAATAAAAAGTTTTATGGGTATCAATTTAATAGACAATTCGCTATTGGAAACTATATTGTTGATTTTATTAGTAGAAAATTAAAATTAGTTATTGAGATTGATGGATATTCACATAATTTTACTTTAGAAAGAGATATTGCAAAAGATAAATATCTAAAAAAAATTGGTTATGCTGTATTAAGGTTTCAGGAAAAAGAAATATATAAAAATATAAATAATGTTATAAAAACTTTAGAACAATATTATTATAAATTTA